In the genome of Afifella aestuarii, one region contains:
- the madB gene encoding Na+-transporting malonate decarboxylase, carboxybiotin decarboxylase subunit, which produces MLHQLLSIFPGIGTLFIQDPVIAFSRIGLIILGFTLAYLGFKRTLEPLIMVPMGIGMMAVNAGVMFLEAGKIGTLIIAPMVSDTGPLVDIMQINFLQPIYNFTFVNSLVACLLFMGIGTMADISFILARPWASITVAICAELGTFVTLVIGYYFGLTPGQAAAVGSIGGADGPMVLFASLIMAKDLFVPISIIAYLYLSLCYAGYPYLVRWLVPEKYRGLEVEIDFPDVSPQAKFVFTVVAAGLLCLLLPVAAPLILSFFMGVAIKEAEIEPYQKLLENTITYGSTLFLGLVLGVLCEASTLLDPRVAILLVLGITALAVSALGGIGGGWLVWLVSKGKYNPATGIAGVSCMPSTAKIAQRCAFEASPYAMIMPLAMGASICGVIVSAIAVGVFASTIGLVG; this is translated from the coding sequence ATGTTACATCAACTTCTTAGCATTTTCCCGGGTATCGGGACGCTCTTTATCCAGGACCCGGTTATCGCGTTTTCGCGCATCGGCCTGATCATCCTCGGCTTCACGCTCGCCTATCTCGGTTTCAAGCGCACGCTCGAGCCGCTCATCATGGTTCCGATGGGCATCGGCATGATGGCGGTCAACGCCGGCGTGATGTTCCTCGAGGCCGGCAAGATCGGTACGCTCATCATCGCGCCGATGGTCTCCGATACGGGACCGCTGGTCGACATCATGCAGATCAACTTTCTGCAGCCGATCTACAACTTCACCTTCGTGAACTCGCTTGTCGCCTGCCTGCTCTTCATGGGCATCGGCACAATGGCCGACATCTCCTTCATCCTGGCGCGGCCCTGGGCTTCGATCACGGTTGCGATCTGCGCCGAGCTCGGCACGTTCGTCACGCTGGTGATCGGCTACTACTTCGGCTTGACCCCGGGGCAGGCGGCCGCGGTCGGCTCGATCGGTGGTGCTGATGGCCCGATGGTTCTTTTCGCCTCTCTGATCATGGCGAAGGACCTGTTCGTCCCGATCTCCATCATCGCCTATCTCTACCTGTCGCTGTGCTATGCTGGCTATCCGTACCTCGTGCGCTGGCTCGTGCCTGAGAAGTATCGCGGCCTCGAGGTCGAGATCGACTTCCCGGATGTGTCTCCGCAGGCGAAGTTCGTCTTCACCGTGGTTGCCGCGGGCCTTCTCTGCCTGCTTCTGCCGGTCGCCGCTCCGCTGATCCTGTCCTTCTTCATGGGCGTTGCGATCAAGGAAGCCGAGATCGAGCCGTATCAGAAGCTTCTTGAGAACACGATCACCTACGGGTCGACCTTGTTCCTCGGCCTTGTGCTCGGCGTGCTTTGCGAGGCTTCGACCCTGCTTGATCCGCGGGTGGCCATCCTGCTCGTCCTCGGCATCACGGCGCTCGCCGTCTCCGCCCTCGGCGGCATCGGTGGCGGCTGGCTGGTCTGGCTCGTGAGCAAGGGCAAGTACAACCCGGCCACAGGTATCGCAGGTGTCTCCTGCATGCCGTCCACAGCCAAAATCGCCCAACGCTGCGCCTTCGAAGCAAGCCCCTACGCCATGATTATGCCTCTGGCCATGGGCGCTTCGATCTGCGGCGTCATCGTCTCCGCCATCGCCGTCGGCGTCTTCGCTTCGACGATCGGCCTGGTCGGATGA